TAGTGACTAGTTACATTTAGTCAGTTACATTTACCCGAGTAACTTTCTcaacaaaatgtacatttatgaATAGTTTTACTACTTTCACTTGAGTAACATTATGAAGAAGTATCCCTACTTTTTGAGTGAAATTTCTGTCTCCTCTTCCCACCATGACTAACTTGGCTtacagtttatgttaaagtgagattTCTTGCTCGTagacaagctttgttgttttaattttattttctatctgttGAACTCATATGGAGGTCAAATGAACAGTACATATTGTCACTGGAATtactttgctgtgttttaacATACTATATTGCTTTGcatttttaagtctttgttaAAAACCCACCCGCTTGCACTGGCTTTGAACTCAAGCCGAGCAGATTGTTTTATGATTCTtttatcatttttcttttagtgttttaataaaattttttaGTATCTGAACTTTATAATTTTTAAGTAATCTCATGTTCTGTTGGGTATttgttattatatatatatatatatagatagatagatagatatattgatatagatagatagatatagatagatagatagatagatagatagatagatagatagatagatagatagatagatagatatacaccAGATCGCTCTCTGTGTACTGCACTTTGGACAAAGGCATCTGTATTAagtgtgctgtataaataaagttgactttGCCAAATGCATTGGAACACACCACCAAATCAGTGGATTCAGTGttccaaggcaaggcaagtttatttctaaagcacttttcaaTAACAAGAACATTCGAAGTCCAATCACCTCCGTGGCTGCAGGTTTATAAGGTTTGATGCAGAGAGTCCTAATCTCAACCTCGTCGAACACCCTTGGGATGAACTAGACCGGAGGCTGAAACACTGGTTTTCACATCTAACTATTAACCTCCTCCCCTGTGGCCaaattattttgacaacagtatatatgtattaaCTACTGAATTGATTACATAAGTTttatgttggggaaaaaaaatgatgtttaaaagaaaagggTTTCTTCTGAATAACTGTGTTACTTTTTGTtcagcttatttttattttattttggtctttaaaATGAAGGACTCTTTTACTTGACTTTCTCTTGAAATTGCCTATAGTTTTGCTTTGTCCGGTTTGTTGAATTTTACAGCTGGGCTACAGCATCAGAGGGCCCCACTAGGTCCTACTGCTGCCaactaaaaacaggaaacaacagGCTACAATTTGCAGAGATCTAACAAGATCGAACAACACAGGAGAGAACGTAGCCTGGTCTAATGACTCTGAATTTCAGCTGAAAAAAGATTAAAGCATGTGGATCCATTCTACCTTGCATGTGCTTTTTAGGCTATTGTTGTTGGTGTAATGTTATCTGGGAAGTTTCCTTGGTACACTTTGGGCACCATAGTACCAAATGACCATGATTTCCCAGCCAGGGCcaacctgagtattgttgctgtaCATGTCTGTCCCTTTATGACCTTGGCAGGCCCATCTTCTAGTGACTTCTTCTAGCATGATAATACAGCAGATCAGATTCAGAGAAACCACTAAAGAGAAGCATCCTGATCAGACACTCAAACCATCTCAGTGGACACCATTTACTTGAGaacattattaaaagaaatcttCTTATGAGTAGTTTTACAACACAGTACCTTTTACTTCTACTCGAGTAATGTTACTTTGAAATAAGGCTACTCTAGCCACCTCATGTTGCTTCACTAGATAAAGAAGAAAGATGTTTTAACTACAAATGCACCAGACGCCGGCATGTACTCATAGTTTGTCTTGAAGGGAGAACTCCTTTTATTACACAAGCGTCATTGttttgattagattttttttatctgctgagCCTGCAGTCATTTGGAGGACAAGTGAatatacagtaaacagtagatatcgTCACCggagtactttgcactgttctaacatgtATTACTTTCTGTAAGAATTGGGTTTAAATAGCTTAATGTTGTGAATGACATTTCAACGTTTGTTATTCCATAAagatagttatttttttccgcTCATTTCTTgtttcattctttaaaatatcaGAATTTGCACAGAATGtgatatttttgtgtttgtggtgACATCATTTACACCAATGAAATCAGATGTTACGATTCAACAGTTGCTCATTATCTGAGTCCAATACAATTGTACTCTTATTTGAGGACGTTTTGGATGAGTTTTATTTCTGCTTGTATGAAAATGTGTtgtaataatgtaatttttctaGAGTACAGCTTTTGGTTTCTCTATCCacctggacgtggaggagcagtggctttACTTTGAGCTCTGTCTGCTTGATTTCTCTCTTTACCAGATTTCTATAGTTAATTTCAGCCACCTtacagaggaagctcatttttagTCATGATCCATGTCCCCTGACTACGGGTGAGGATCGGAACAAAGACACACCCATGAACGGAGAGCTTTGCTTTCCGGCTCAGCCTTTTCTTGACCAAAACACACAGGAGCAATGATCACATCTCTGAAGACAAGGCCTCAAACTGTTTATCTATCTATGTCCTTCCCTCATTCATGAAAAAGGCACCAAAATATGTCTGCTTGAGAAAGAGACTGGCTTGTTCGCTGGAAACAACAGTCCACCCTTTTCCAGGTTAGAACCAGGGGTCCAGATTTAGATGAATAGGCTCTCATCCCGCCTCCCTGACACTTGAGGTTGAGACCCTGAGGTTTCCTGACCAGCCATCCTCCATCCATGACCGTGCATCGAGATCCTGTCCTTAACTATGACAAACCCTTTTTCCagagagctggtccagtgtttcACAATCAGGATGAAAGGCATACTGTCTCTTAAATCCAAGGTCTGATGCAAATGGGAATCAGCAAAGCACACGACAAGCGAACTTCACTTGCCCTTCAGGTTTCAGCATGGCCCAGTGCACCTTTGGGTCTTGTCCTGATCACAAATGCTATAATCTGGACTGGAACTTTGAGCTTTCTGAATGGGAGCTTTCTGTCTTTATATCATAAAGACAGAATAACGACACTGAAAACCATGTCAGAATGGAAGAATTATtgaaggataaaaacacaatttatatatatatatatatatatatatatatatatatatatatatatatatatatatatatatgatctaCTTATTGATTGGAGAGCTACATTCTATGTTCTGTTGATGCTGTTGGTGAATGAATGTGAAGAAAGAACCATAAATATACACTAAGGGACAAAACAATTGCAAACAATGGTGATCATGGAAAACattcaaaagcaaaaacaataaaaaattgcttgaataatagttataatacAAGCACATGTTAAAATCTGATTTCTGATGAGGCTCgtctgtcagattaaaagtaccttttgggAAAAACAATAACCACTTTGTAGGTATTTATCGTGATTTCATAAAGCTCATATTTCTGTATaaaaattttagttttattgatgtgatataatatttttatatcAAACGCTGTGCTTCCATTAGCTGTGAGTGGTAAATTATCataattaatagaaataaaggcttgaaagcatcatctgtgtgtaattattctatATAATGTTTCTCTGAATGAATTTGGTCTGAATAAACATTTCAACATATTTGTTTGAGAAGAATGTGCAGTCATGGTTAACAGCGCTATTGTGATCTTAATAGTAAAAAgttaataacaaaagaaaactaagatataaaaaaactaagatataaaaaaaataccgtTTTTATAAATAGGATATGTACCATATCCTATTTATAAAAACGGTATCTAATCAAATTACATTTAGCATCAAAAGAAAAGTTTACAGCGGACAATCTTCATTAATTACACATGTGTATTTCAGCTGatgggcttaagacttttaattTTCTTGTAAAGGTCTATATCAAGTGAAAGTCCTTTGATTTGAGTTTTAAAATCTGGGAATTTCACATCTGGTTTCTGAATAAACATcatcaataaagtaaaaatatatatatacaacaggATGATTTAAGTTTAACTCTAACAGAGAGAGGGAAAACTACATAATCACAAAGGAAACAGTGCCCTAGATGAAAAATAATCATTATCATAgcgcattttgtgttttttaaattatgtgtaaCACTTGGGTAACTGATTTTCTTCTGATTTCGCCCCCGAATGTTTATAACAAGCAGTATTTCAATAAAGGGGTAATAAGtgactattttattttagcaaaccTGCTGCTTCTCATATTATAACTTTATGTGGCTTCTCACTCATCAAAGACAGATTTGAGGGTTGCGAGAATTAGAAAAATGAATCAAATGCCATGCAGCACAATACTACGCCGGCTACGGCAGCCGTAGAGGGTCAGTTTGCTTAAAAGGGTTTGGTCTGTCTCAGCGCTTTCTGCCTGGCAGTGTGCAGCTGCGGAGGTGCGACCATGGCTGAGCCGGAGTCTCTGAGGTGCTCCAGCGTCAGGAACCGTGGAGGCGTCCAGAGAGTCGAAGGCAAACTTCGAGCCAGCGTAGAGAAGGGAGACTACTATGAAGCGCACCAAATGtacagaactttattttttaggtgAGTATGGCCTCCGTGTTCGCCTTTAGCTGTAGTTTGTAATTGTCGGCTTCGAGGCCTACCTGTTCCAGATCATTCTGCTGTCAACCCTTCGTTCACTGCTGTTTACACGCGATTGGCTGGGTTTGTTTTTGGACCCGCCTACTTCTGCTCTGCGTTGCTCGTGGTTGGACAGCCGAGCTTTCGCTCTCTAGTAGGCCCGTAGCCATTGGctgaatacgttttttttttgtttttttttagcagagcAAGTCTAGAAAGGGCTGGCGATAGCAGAGTTATGTTAGCCAAGCTACTTGAGATAAGAACATGAGACAGCTGTTTCTGCGATTCCGGCGAAAGAACATACagataacaaaaaatatatataacgaCCAAATGTCTTGGTTGTCATTACGTAAAGGGTTGTTGACGGTGGGCAGCAGTGTTAGCATTTAGCTAGGTTAGGTAGCCACATTCTGTTATAAAGCATGATGGCTAGACCTATTTATGCTTAGTTTGTTTTCTCTACACGCGACGTCTTTCCCAATTAATGTCCAACAGTCTTATTTATATGCTGTTAGAAGTGTCTGATTCTACTTGGAGAtgtctaataataaaaatataataatgataattcaGTATCTATGATCCAGTAGTACTAGTTCCAAAGATCTAGTCATACTGGCGAGATTGTTcaatgaattttatttaaacccAGTCCTTCAGCCTAATATGAAGATAGTTTGGTGCTTCCCTACTTGATTTACTTAACCCTTCACATAAGTCTCCAAGATGTCTCGCTGAACTCCATTTTAGTAGTACGTGCCTTACTAATATCAAAGAACCtccaaaaaaaagttcactGATGCTTAAAACAATAAGAATGTTTTAACACTATTTCTCCTGTCCTCCCTTCAGGTATATGTCACAGGGAAAACACGCAGAAGCCAGGGAGCTGATGTTCAATGGGGCTCTTCTCTTCTTCAGCTATAACCAGGTACAGAATACTCAAGGTGAAAGTTTAGATCTGGGCATATAATCTCATCCATCTGTGTTATGAGCCAGGAACTCTACATTTGCAAAACAGGGTACTCTTTACTTATTACTACCCAAAGATTAGCCATGGTTTTTAAGTTTGCGTCTTTCTGTGCTAACCAgtgatgtgtaaaaagccttaaaacgAATGTATCTGTTGTTGCGGTTGCATAAATTCTAGGGCTGTGTTAGGAAAAAATTAACTATTTTCCAATTCTGAATCGATTCTCATATTAATTCCTCAAAATCGATTCATATAACCAAAgatcgatttaaaaaaataaataaaaaatgcactgtgaatttAAATGTGTGAGTCTGCATTTCCGGCTCACACTCATTTTCTGGAGGAGAGCTTTTAATGTCATAGTTTTAATAATGCACCTGCCTAGTTTCCAAATAGCAGCTGTGAATATCTCTGGCGtctctgttttctaccctggatctgtttgggtattctgtcccacagcatgtttgtgaaagcaATTGTCTCAACATTCAGGTAGAGGATATGGTCCTTACAGCTGCAACTAACTACCTttactttattaattattttgttgaatttatGTAGTATCAACATGTTGCATAAATACACAGTCATGTCATTCATGTAGTagctaaaaaaatgtttttaatacaaGCAGTCCAACTTGAGATGGGGTCGGATAGAAAAGAATCGATTCCAAACTTTGAGAAGAAGCGAATCGATTCTTGAAATTGTAATCGATAGCCAGCCCTAATAAATTCACACtgaaacgtaaaaaaaaaaaaaaaaatctaaaattttgaGCACGTTTCTTCtctttattactttattcttatttataCTATTAGACATCTACTTGCCAATCAGTTGTTTGGAAATAATACCAGAAAAGCCATCTCTGGCCTGCTATTGCAAACATAAACACCTGGAGTTGGATCAACTCTACTGGGACTTATGCtggagctgcattttctttGTAAGATGAGACTAAGATGGAACTTTGAGGGTTTAGTGTGAAATAGGGGATGAAAATGCGGGGAGGTACACACCTTATGCCTTCTATTAAGTAAAATGGAGGATCTGTGGTGTTTAAGGCCAGTTAGAACTTTGTTGTAGCGCATGGCATCATATACTCTGTAAATTTATTCTATATACTTTGTACTTAGTAAACTGAAAATGGGTTGCAGTTCTGTCCTTTAGCAGCGTGACCAGAGGGGCCAACAATTGTGCCACAGattgttttaacaataaaacatatttcttgAGGTGGGATCTTTTTTCtactgaaaagaaaaaccaaattAGAATTTTTCTATCCTGTGTGACAAGTTGCTGCAGCAAAAGGGGAATAATTGTAATGTTTCTCCATACATGTATTTAGCCGATGATATAGCCAGGTGTATGTGTGTGGTCACATATAGTTGACATGTCGGTCGTACAGGTGTTTCTTCTTTAGCACCGTAACTCGTTTCCAGTTGTGTCCGCTTCAGGACAGAGCGACGAGGCTCGTTGATGCAACCCTTTGTGTGGAAAGAGGGCACAGACAAAGTGAAACGTCTTCTTGCTTTTCAGCAAAACAGCGCAGCGGATCTCTCCATGCTGGTGTTGGAGGTTTTGGAGAAGTCCGACACAAAGGTAGAAGATGAAATCTTAGGTGAGTGGCAGATGGAGCGCGGTTCGATGCGGCGACCGGTAGGAAGCCTCTTTGAAGCCGTCTGCACTGATCTATTTTTTAccttgccgttttttttttgtgtgcgaGCGAGCGAGTCAAAGTGAGGTGGATGCCAGCAAACGGTGAATCAGCTTCCTTAAAAATGTCATCATCTTAAAGAGATTTCACTGCTGCCGTTTCTGATTTACAGAACCCAACATAATAATGCAAACTACTATGAAACTAGAGAGGTGTGTGTATTTGTCAGTGTTTTATGATATATGTCTTTACTGATggggtgggtgtgtgtgtgtgtgttgcggGGTAGAAAACCTGGCCAAGCTGTTCAGCCTGATGGACCCAAACTCTCCAGAGAGGgttgcatttgtttccagagcCTTGAAGTGGTCCACGGGAGGATCCGGCAAGCTGGGTCACCCAAAACTCCACCAGCTGCTCGCTGTCATCTTATGGAAAGGTAAATGGCTCATCATCTCAGCTACTGTGAGGAAAATCAGGGTACCGTCAGGATCTCGTTCTTCTCCTTGGTGATCATTCTCCAAAAAGGCTCCTTCTCAGCCTGGTCAGCCGGCTGGTTCCACGTGTCACTCCGTTAAATCAAAACCAGCCAAGATCTGCAACTGCTTCGTTGTACATGCAGAGATTCACCTGGACAACAAAGCAGTGGCTGCAAAAAAATGCAGCAATGTCTCTGTCTAGTTTTTAAACTAGaggaaaatgcaaataaaatcgTAGAACTTAAAAAAGTATCAGAACTGAAAGTGATTGTGCTGAATTaaacagtaaaatgttttagcgagcggtttgtctttttttattttatttttggccatCTAATTAAAACAGAAGCCACAATATGCAGTAGTGAGACGGGGGTATCAGTCTTAGAGGAACCCAATAACCTAGAACATAAACTACCCAGGGAGGCATTTGTTTTAACATGGAAGCAGCAACGATAAACTAAACTAGAGGTGTGAAATAGGGTCTTGTAGCTCCATTACTTTCAAGGAGACATGAAAAAGACTGGCATATTGTCTACCCAGGGTAACGTGTATTATTTAGGGGGTAAAAATCCCTGGAAGGAATGATGCTGTAAGACTTAGACCAGTATCCTTCACTGAGTCATCTGATGGgatgttgaagtttgaattaaTCTGGGAAAATTATCAGAATTTTTAGTCTTCTCAAGCCTGCTCCTCAGCTAAATGTCTGATAATGCCTTCTGTCACTATCATGCATTAAATTTATCCTAATGAGGAATTATGACGCATCGTGACAACAGTAAATAATTAACGATGCCTGCAAACACCCAAATCTCACAACGTGGTTGAGattgttactttttttaaaaaaaacctttgcaacAACGTCTGTTCTGTAAGACCCCAGTTATCTTCAGCACACTCAAAAATATAGTTTAAATGCAACTGTTGTGTTCTATTCAGCAATGCAGCGGCGCCGTACGTTACAGCCGGAGTACACCACATCAGCCTGTTCTTTAAGAGGCGTCTCCTATTTCCACACAGGCATTTGTTCGACTCcaatcgaaaaaaaaaaaagatggcaaATTTCATTTATGTAATTAGTtcctaaatgtttgttttaataataataaatgcagCAAATAATTGTAATGCATCCAAAGTCCGTTTCCCCCATCTTGTGCGCTCACACAAAGGGAGCGGGACATGCTGTGATATGTGCGTATCAAATGACCACAGGAAGATGTTGTGAGCGGCGTGTCGCCCCTGGTTCCTGTTCTCCGTCTCGCTGGGGTAACAGCAGAGGAGCTTGGGCGTGTATCTGTGAAAGAGCCACAAAAACCAAACAACATCAGAACGCCTCACAACCACAAATGGTTTCTTCACGCTGCAGAGCGACTCAGTAGAACTGGTCTGTTTGTGAAGCTCACAACTCCGTGATGAACAGAATCTAAGCATCAAGGTGCTGTGAAAGCAGCATGTAAGCTCATCGTAGGCAGGCTCCATTTGGATAACAAAGCCTAGCCTCCGTATTGCTCATTATGCACTCTGAAATAAAAGGTTAGAGTCCAGCCAAATAGCCAAATATTTATAGGATGCTACattcctacactgcaaaaacggatctaaaaataagcaaaatgttcttaaacatagtgtttttgtccttgatctgagcaggtaaatatgatcatttgccaatggaatgagtattttgacccttaaattaagataattagacatcctgcacttgaaataagatgatggagatgaattgttcctattttaagtgcacaaatcttattctattggcagatcatcttatttacctgctcaaatcaaggacagatgcactaattttaagaaaagtttacttatttttagttccgtttttgcagtgtaaatgggTTTTCTCCATGGTGGAAATGCCGTCATCAGCAGATTTCTGGAGTGATGCCTGTAGCTGCTGGAAGGCAGTGTGCAGCTTGTCAGCAGCCTGCCTCTAATGATCAACTGGCTAAAGTATAGAGACGCACTTTAGCTGTTGTTTTGCAATGttaaagaattttaaataaagaaacacGAGGCATAAAATGTCTAAATGGTCTGAGACGTTAGTGCTGCTGTTTATACTGACGACGTTGCGCTGTTCCTCGGCTTTGCCTTTCCAGAGCAGAACTACAGCGAGTCCCGGTATCATTTCCTGCATTCATCCGACGGGGAGGGCTGCGCTCAGATGCTGGTGGAGTATTCCTCGTCGCGAGGCTACCGCAGCGAGGTCGACATGTTTGTGGCGCAGGCCGTCCTTCAGTAAGCCAACAGCCATGCCCTTACTGTGAAACAAAGATATGAGCAGATTTATGTCTGTCCTTCATCCGttatcattgtttttttgttttttcttgttcgTTTCTGCCCTGTTTTCATTTGTTCCGACCCTAACTTCCTCCTCCCTCTTTCTGGACTCCTGCACGCTCCAGGTTCCTCTGCCTAAAGAACAAAAGCAGCGCTTCCGTGGTGTTCAGCACATACACAGAGAAACACCCGTCCATAGAGAGGGGCCCTCCCTTCGTCCAGCCTCTACTAAACTTTATCTGGTTTCTGCTGCTGGCAGTGGAAGGGTGAGAGCAAGTCTGTCGATCGCTAGGCTCCATCTAGACGGCGCTTTGAACGGTCCTGAATGTAATCAACGCCATTTTGTTCTCCAGGGGTAAATTAACCGTTTTCACAGTGTTATGTGAGCAATATCAACCTTCCCTGAAGAGGGATCCCATGTATAACGAGGTCAGTGGGGCTTTATATTGCTTTGGTAGTTCCTCATCATTGATCTGATGTGACTAAGAGGCTGTTAGAGATTCTGAAACCAATCAGGATCTtgatatttaaacatttattttatttctccccccttctttctctttctctctgaacATGCTGCTGGCTCCTCAGTATCTTGACAGAATAGGACAGCTTTTCTTTGGAGTGCCGCCCAAACAGTCTCCATCGTACGGTGGTCTGCTGGGTGAGTTGAACGCTGTTTGTACTTCCAGCAAACtatgagccttttttttttttttttaatcctgagAAAATCTTTCTAGCGTCACAAGGCGACCTGCTCGCTAAACGGAAGTTTCAACTTTGCACGACTACAGGAAACATTTGTAGACAGTGGCCTGCAAATGCATTCAGAACCCCTTTTTCCAAATATATagctatatataaaaacattagcctttttttttttcttaaaattttaaatccaATTGGAATGTATTTTAAATGGCATGAAAATGAACAACCAGCCAATTGATCCCGGTAAGTGAGACTTGGGATGGAGAACCACTGGTATTAATAATAGGTTGCTTAAATTCAGTGGTTATGGATGTTAAATTGGACTCCATTTAGTAGTTAAGGGGCTTCTGAAGGCAGAGGTTACACCTGATTTTATGTAAGGGTATTAGACAAAATGAGTCCTCTGTATTTTTGTAAGAAGAACttgttttatgatgttttatGACATAAAATCCTTTTGTAATGTGGcgaaatgtgaaaacatttcaagacTAGAAATATTCCAATGGCTCAGACAGCTAcctttttttatagataaatttATACATGAGATTAAGGGGGTTTCGGCATGAGTAACCTTGAAGTGTGATGTCATGTCCTTTACCAACAAGTCACATGTGGGTTTCCTTTGTCAACTATTTGAATGTTGGTCTTCTCAACCCAAACTAAATacagaaagaaattaaattaaatcacatcAAACTGCTGCCAGCCTGCTGCATTACTTCAGCTTATTTTAGTGCAGATCAAGTgtaacctaaaaataaaaaatagcccATGAAGCTCTGTTGTTATCTTTGACTGAGTTCCATAACCGTCAGACAGACATCAGCAATGAACAAAAACCAAATCAACTGAGATTATTATAGGAGGCAAACAACAAAGTCCAGTTTACTGGGTGATAAAGAAGTTAACCTAGTTCAGTAGTGACCTCACTTTAGACAATTCTTGCTTactcaaaattcagtttctctgaaGATATGAAtgcaaaaccaaataaaaagagACTTTAATTGCAGAAATGTCAGTTTACCTCAAAGTATGTCCATCTATGCACTCAGTACCTTGTAGACGTTCCTCCTGCATCAATTACTGCAGCGGGCCACGGAGGTGATTGAGcccgtggttctgctgaggtgttcaggaagcccagaaTGCTCTGGTAGCAGCCTgcaggtcatctgcattgttgggtctggtgtctctcatcttcctctggacaACATGATGTGTTCTCTCTTCGGTTCTGGTCAGGCCAGTTTGCCGACCAATTCAGCACCATACCGCCACAG
Above is a genomic segment from Fundulus heteroclitus isolate FHET01 chromosome 10, MU-UCD_Fhet_4.1, whole genome shotgun sequence containing:
- the get4 gene encoding Golgi to ER traffic protein 4 homolog, with amino-acid sequence MAEPESLRCSSVRNRGGVQRVEGKLRASVEKGDYYEAHQMYRTLFFRYMSQGKHAEARELMFNGALLFFSYNQQNSAADLSMLVLEVLEKSDTKVEDEILENLAKLFSLMDPNSPERVAFVSRALKWSTGGSGKLGHPKLHQLLAVILWKEQNYSESRYHFLHSSDGEGCAQMLVEYSSSRGYRSEVDMFVAQAVLQFLCLKNKSSASVVFSTYTEKHPSIERGPPFVQPLLNFIWFLLLAVEGGKLTVFTVLCEQYQPSLKRDPMYNEYLDRIGQLFFGVPPKQSPSYGGLLGNLLNSLMGSGEEDDGAEEAHEDSSPIELD